A single genomic interval of Microbacterium sp. zg-Y1090 harbors:
- a CDS encoding proline--tRNA ligase, which yields MVTRLSHFFLRTLREDPADAEVTSHRLLVRAGYIRRQAPGVFAWLPLGLRVKGKIEQIVREEMAAAGAYEVHFPALLPREPYEATGRWEEYGDALFRLQDRKGADYLLAPTHEEVFTLLVKDLYSSYKDLPLSIYQIQDKYRDEARPRAGLLRGREFTMKDAYSFDYTDEGLDASYEAQRDAYERIFQRLGLEYVIVQADAGAMGGSRSEEFLHPTPVGEDTFVRSAGGYAANVEAFTTVAPDPIPFDGLPAPVIFDSPDTPTIETLVAHCNAHLDGEYTAADTLKNVVLALTHLDGTRELVVVGLPGDRDIDDKRVEVAFAPAEVEQATEADFAANPLLVKGYIGPWSEKGPILGEESATGIRYFLDPRVVDGTSWITGANIDQKHVARLVAGRDFTADGFVEVATVRAGDPAPDGSGPVELARGMEIGHVFQLGRKYAEALGLKVLDENGKLVTVTMGSYGIGITRILAIIAELNNDDKGLIWPTSVAPFDVHVVATGRDAAAFELAEKLSADLEAAGFDVLYDDRPKVSPGVKFGDAELVGVPQIVIVGRGAAAGEVELWDRRTGEREVVAAAEAVERLARR from the coding sequence GTGGTCACTCGTCTGTCGCACTTCTTCCTCCGCACGCTCCGTGAAGACCCCGCCGATGCGGAGGTCACGAGCCACCGGCTGCTCGTCCGCGCCGGCTACATCCGACGGCAGGCGCCCGGCGTCTTCGCCTGGCTGCCCCTGGGGCTGCGGGTCAAGGGAAAGATCGAGCAGATCGTCCGCGAGGAGATGGCCGCCGCCGGCGCCTACGAGGTGCACTTCCCGGCCCTGCTGCCGCGCGAGCCCTACGAGGCCACCGGCCGCTGGGAGGAGTACGGCGATGCCCTCTTCCGCCTGCAGGACCGCAAGGGCGCCGACTATCTGCTCGCTCCGACGCACGAAGAGGTCTTCACTCTCCTGGTGAAGGACCTGTACTCCTCGTACAAGGACCTGCCGCTGTCGATCTACCAGATCCAGGACAAGTACCGCGACGAGGCGCGCCCCCGCGCCGGCCTCCTGCGCGGCCGCGAGTTCACGATGAAGGACGCCTACTCGTTCGACTACACCGACGAGGGTCTCGACGCCTCGTACGAGGCTCAGCGTGACGCGTACGAGCGCATCTTCCAGCGTCTGGGCCTGGAGTACGTCATCGTGCAGGCGGATGCCGGCGCCATGGGCGGATCGCGCTCCGAAGAGTTCCTGCACCCGACCCCGGTGGGGGAGGACACGTTCGTGCGCTCCGCCGGCGGCTACGCCGCCAACGTCGAGGCGTTCACGACTGTCGCGCCCGACCCGATCCCGTTCGACGGGCTGCCCGCCCCGGTGATCTTCGACTCCCCGGACACCCCCACCATCGAGACGCTCGTGGCGCACTGCAACGCGCACCTCGACGGCGAATACACCGCCGCCGACACGCTCAAGAACGTCGTGCTCGCCCTCACCCACCTCGACGGCACGCGCGAGCTGGTCGTCGTCGGGCTCCCCGGCGACCGCGACATCGACGACAAGCGCGTGGAGGTCGCGTTCGCTCCGGCCGAGGTCGAGCAGGCGACCGAAGCCGACTTCGCCGCCAACCCGCTGCTGGTGAAGGGCTACATCGGACCCTGGTCCGAGAAGGGGCCGATCCTCGGCGAGGAGTCCGCCACCGGCATCCGCTACTTCCTCGACCCCCGCGTGGTCGACGGCACGTCGTGGATCACCGGCGCGAACATCGACCAGAAGCACGTCGCCCGTCTCGTCGCCGGCCGCGACTTCACCGCCGACGGGTTCGTCGAGGTCGCCACCGTGCGCGCCGGCGACCCCGCCCCCGACGGCTCCGGCCCGGTCGAACTGGCCCGCGGCATGGAGATCGGGCACGTCTTCCAGCTCGGCCGCAAGTACGCCGAGGCGCTGGGGCTCAAGGTCCTCGACGAGAACGGCAAGCTCGTCACCGTCACGATGGGCTCGTACGGCATCGGCATCACCCGCATCCTCGCGATCATCGCCGAGCTCAACAACGACGACAAGGGCCTCATCTGGCCGACCTCCGTGGCCCCGTTCGACGTGCACGTCGTGGCCACCGGTCGCGACGCCGCCGCGTTCGAACTCGCCGAGAAGCTGTCGGCCGATCTCGAGGCCGCCGGGTTCGACGTGCTCTACGACGACCGTCCGAAGGTCTCGCCGGGCGTGAAGTTCGGCGACGCGGAGCTCGTCGGCGTGCCGCAGATCGTGATCGTCGGCCGCGGCGCCGCCGCCGGTGAGGTGGAGCTGTGGGACCGTCGCACAGGTGAGCGCGAGGTCGTCGCCGCCGCCGAGGCGGTCGAGCGCCTCGCCCGCCGCTGA
- a CDS encoding lipase family protein — protein MQGRGRGLTARLGELPRLIVRAPAPALLAIGLLVVALGLLIVFRPLTSLLLLAVYIGLSAVAAGVAELLSSRERAWHGRLFGAIWIIGGLAVAFWFGRRLEELPAAMAVLLIVAGAASLGDALRRGTVSQRVLSLAWGGTQIVFGVLALTWPDISVLMVAVLFGARTIVFGAALVGRGIRAIVSEGAETPAPEPRPVGRRRRVWTAVGRYAVALLLVAAAAGGSWVNSWLADGAPVVDAFYDPPAEVPDGHGRLIRADEYRGAAPPGASVQRILYTTRSTLGDPAVGSALVIVPEEPAGGPRPVVVWNHGTTGIARGCAPSLADGTATHWAIPDVNRAVANGWVVVAPDYSGQGAPGDFPYLIGRGEARSALDAVLAAGELDDDLVLSPRTLVWGHSQGGHAALWTTQLAPDYAPGIDVRGTALLAPAADPLALAEELASGDANALLTVMVSWVLVPYADTYPDVQLEDYAARGAEQLIREISQRCLSEPGVVVSALTALGLSEDQPVTLSDLTTGPLGERLAENVPEGPWGTPLFVGWGAQDDVLPTVLQRRLVDDLCAAGERVYTWVVPTAGHQDLLQPRSQVLPAMLQWSETVLETDLDTPAEAARADRVLDTCAR, from the coding sequence GTGCAGGGACGGGGCAGAGGGCTGACGGCGAGGCTGGGCGAGCTGCCCCGCCTCATCGTGCGCGCCCCGGCGCCGGCCCTCCTGGCCATCGGGCTGCTCGTGGTGGCGCTCGGTCTGCTCATCGTCTTCCGGCCGCTGACCTCGCTGCTGCTGCTGGCGGTGTACATCGGCCTCAGCGCGGTGGCCGCCGGCGTGGCGGAGCTGTTGTCGAGCCGGGAACGGGCTTGGCACGGCCGGCTGTTCGGGGCGATCTGGATCATCGGCGGACTCGCGGTGGCGTTCTGGTTCGGTCGCAGGCTGGAGGAACTGCCCGCCGCGATGGCCGTGCTGCTGATCGTCGCCGGTGCCGCGTCCCTCGGCGATGCCCTGCGACGAGGCACTGTGAGCCAGCGCGTGCTGAGCCTGGCCTGGGGCGGCACGCAGATCGTCTTCGGGGTGCTGGCGCTGACCTGGCCTGACATCAGCGTGCTGATGGTGGCGGTGCTCTTCGGTGCCCGCACGATCGTCTTCGGCGCCGCACTCGTGGGGCGCGGCATCCGTGCCATCGTCTCCGAGGGCGCCGAGACGCCGGCGCCGGAGCCGCGCCCGGTCGGACGTCGCCGGCGCGTGTGGACGGCGGTCGGGCGGTACGCCGTCGCGCTGCTGCTCGTCGCCGCGGCCGCCGGCGGCTCCTGGGTCAACTCGTGGCTCGCCGACGGCGCGCCGGTGGTCGACGCCTTCTACGACCCGCCCGCGGAGGTGCCCGACGGGCACGGGAGACTCATCCGCGCCGACGAGTACCGCGGCGCCGCCCCGCCCGGGGCGAGCGTGCAGCGCATCCTCTACACGACACGCTCGACGCTGGGCGACCCCGCCGTCGGCAGCGCCCTGGTCATCGTCCCAGAAGAGCCCGCCGGCGGGCCCCGGCCGGTGGTGGTGTGGAACCACGGCACCACCGGCATCGCGCGCGGCTGCGCGCCGAGCCTGGCCGACGGCACAGCCACGCACTGGGCGATCCCCGACGTCAACCGCGCCGTCGCCAACGGCTGGGTTGTCGTCGCCCCCGACTACAGCGGACAGGGCGCACCGGGCGACTTCCCGTACCTCATCGGGCGGGGTGAGGCGCGCTCCGCTCTCGACGCGGTGCTGGCGGCGGGAGAGCTCGACGACGATCTCGTGCTGTCGCCGCGCACCCTGGTGTGGGGGCACTCGCAGGGCGGGCATGCCGCGCTGTGGACGACGCAGCTCGCCCCCGACTACGCCCCGGGCATCGACGTGCGCGGGACGGCCCTGCTGGCCCCCGCCGCCGACCCGCTGGCCCTCGCCGAGGAGCTGGCATCCGGCGACGCCAACGCGCTGCTGACCGTGATGGTGTCATGGGTGCTGGTGCCCTATGCCGACACCTATCCGGACGTGCAGCTCGAGGACTACGCCGCCCGCGGCGCGGAGCAGCTGATCCGGGAGATCTCGCAGCGCTGCCTGAGCGAGCCGGGCGTGGTGGTCTCGGCGCTCACCGCGCTGGGGCTGTCCGAGGATCAGCCGGTGACGCTGTCCGATCTGACGACGGGACCGCTGGGGGAGCGGCTGGCGGAGAACGTGCCCGAGGGGCCGTGGGGGACGCCGCTGTTCGTCGGGTGGGGGGCTCAGGACGACGTCCTGCCGACGGTGCTGCAGCGGCGACTCGTGGACGACCTGTGCGCAGCGGGCGAGCGCGTCTACACCTGGGTCGTCCCCACCGCGGGACACCAGGACCTCCTGCAACCGCGCTCGCAGGTGCTGCCGGCGATGCTGCAGTGGAGCGAGACGGTGCTGGAGACCGATCTCGACACGCCGGCGGAGGCGGCCCGCGCCGACCGGGTGCTCGACACCTGCGCGCGCTGA
- a CDS encoding M50 family metallopeptidase, with product MTVIAFVIGVLFLVVGLALSIALHELGHLVPAKKFGVHVGQYMIGFGPTLWSRRRGETEYGFKAIPLGGYISMSGMYPPSPTEAERGGRAGGGFFATMVQDARAANAETMTDVDEKRLFYRLPVYKRIIIMLGGPLMNLLLALVLFTIMLSGIGVQTATTTIAGVSECLVSGASAQAECTADDPAAPAAAAGIRPGDVLVSVDGVAVDTFAEASQIIQDSPGRALPVVVERDGETQTLQVTPVLTEREVVDADGQVSTAEVGMVGMTARSEYVPQPLWAGAEMTVDSVQRVAGVIVQLPVRVYDTAVALFTGSERDPDGPLSVVGAGRIAGEVAAIDAPVLNRLSGLLGLLASLNLALFVFNLIPLLPLDGGHVLVALWDGLKRVVAKVFRRPPPRPVDTARLVPATFAVVVLMIGMGGILILADVFNPIALFG from the coding sequence GTGACCGTCATCGCCTTCGTCATCGGAGTGCTCTTCCTCGTCGTGGGGCTGGCACTCTCGATCGCGCTCCATGAGCTCGGGCATCTGGTGCCCGCGAAGAAGTTCGGCGTGCACGTCGGCCAGTACATGATCGGCTTCGGTCCCACACTCTGGTCGCGTCGGCGCGGTGAGACGGAATACGGGTTCAAGGCCATCCCCCTGGGCGGCTACATCTCGATGTCGGGCATGTACCCGCCCTCGCCGACGGAGGCCGAGCGTGGCGGTCGTGCGGGTGGGGGCTTCTTCGCCACCATGGTGCAGGACGCACGGGCCGCCAACGCCGAGACGATGACCGACGTCGATGAGAAGCGGCTGTTCTACCGGCTGCCGGTCTACAAGCGCATCATCATCATGCTGGGCGGGCCGCTCATGAACCTGCTGCTCGCGCTCGTGCTGTTCACGATCATGCTGAGCGGCATCGGCGTGCAGACCGCGACGACCACCATCGCCGGCGTCAGCGAATGCCTGGTGTCGGGAGCGTCCGCGCAGGCCGAGTGCACCGCGGACGATCCCGCCGCTCCCGCGGCGGCGGCCGGCATCCGACCCGGCGACGTGCTCGTCTCCGTCGACGGCGTCGCGGTCGACACCTTCGCCGAGGCGTCGCAGATCATCCAGGATTCCCCCGGTCGCGCCCTCCCGGTCGTCGTCGAGCGCGACGGCGAGACGCAGACGCTGCAGGTGACGCCCGTGCTCACCGAGCGCGAGGTCGTCGACGCCGACGGCCAGGTGTCCACCGCCGAGGTCGGCATGGTGGGGATGACCGCACGGTCGGAGTACGTTCCGCAGCCACTGTGGGCGGGGGCGGAGATGACGGTCGACAGTGTGCAGCGCGTCGCCGGTGTCATCGTGCAGCTGCCGGTGCGCGTCTACGACACGGCGGTGGCGCTGTTCACCGGCTCCGAACGCGACCCCGACGGCCCCCTGTCGGTCGTGGGTGCGGGACGCATCGCCGGCGAGGTCGCCGCGATCGACGCGCCCGTGCTCAACCGGTTGTCGGGGCTGCTGGGTCTGCTGGCCTCACTCAACCTCGCGCTCTTCGTGTTCAACCTCATCCCGCTGCTGCCGCTGGACGGCGGGCATGTGCTGGTGGCGCTGTGGGACGGCCTGAAGCGTGTGGTCGCGAAGGTGTTCCGCCGACCGCCGCCGCGCCCGGTCGACACCGCGCGCCTCGTGCCGGCCACCTTCGCCGTCGTGGTGCTGATGATCGGGATGGGCGGCATCCTGATCCTCGCCGACGTGTTCAACCCGATCGCCCTGTTCGGCTGA
- a CDS encoding anthranilate synthase family protein, translating to MTASLYSTLADLPAFALIARDADTVELLTGDVVDVDLLADIPLTDAAGTPREVLAMVPFRQVRERGFECHDDGAPLRCLIVDTHSALPRAEVLAQLPSDPIALTDAGFDISDEDYAAIVRRVIAEEIGRGEGANFVIRRDFTAGVDADPRLAALTWFRALLEHERGAYWTFAIVTPGHIAVGASPEAHVSAQHGVVTMNPISGTFRHPAGGATAATLSAFLESTKETEELFMVVDEELKMMSAVCADGGRITGPHLKEMSRLTHTEYVLRGRSRLDPRDILRETMFAPTVTGSPMQNACTVISRHETTPRGYYSGVAALFTPNDGMDAADGPTHDLDAPILIRTAYLAEGRLRVPVGATLVRHSDPDGEVGETHGKAAGVLGAIGAIPRDAPVVTAATPDSDPDAPAAAPRPLAEDPQIAELLASRNARLAEFWLNPQGDDSTPGPFAGRTAVVVDAEDRFTTMLAHQLRHLGLDVTIVPWSEVSDAAIDAADLVVAGPGPGDPRDPDSPRLRRMREVVRGRLAAGSPLLAVCLSHQIVADALGIDLAPLDAPHQGLQKTVDVFGEASSIGFYNTFTARVTPGTVRVARAEVSADAATGDVYALRGPGFASVQGHLESILSRDGMRTLERLVAAALA from the coding sequence ATGACCGCGTCCCTGTACTCCACGCTGGCCGACCTGCCGGCGTTCGCCCTCATCGCGCGCGATGCCGACACCGTGGAGCTGCTCACCGGCGACGTCGTCGACGTCGATCTGCTCGCCGACATCCCCCTGACGGATGCTGCGGGCACGCCCCGCGAAGTGCTCGCGATGGTGCCGTTCCGCCAGGTGCGCGAACGCGGCTTCGAATGCCACGACGACGGGGCGCCGCTGCGATGCCTCATCGTGGACACGCACAGCGCACTCCCCCGCGCCGAGGTTCTCGCGCAGCTGCCGAGCGATCCGATCGCGCTGACGGATGCCGGCTTCGACATCTCGGACGAGGATTACGCCGCCATCGTGCGCCGCGTGATCGCCGAGGAGATCGGCCGCGGCGAGGGCGCGAACTTCGTCATCCGCCGCGACTTCACCGCCGGAGTCGACGCCGACCCGCGGCTGGCGGCACTGACCTGGTTCCGGGCGCTCCTCGAGCACGAGCGCGGCGCGTACTGGACGTTCGCGATCGTGACGCCCGGGCACATCGCAGTGGGTGCGAGCCCTGAGGCGCACGTCAGCGCGCAGCATGGCGTGGTGACGATGAACCCCATCTCCGGCACGTTCCGCCACCCCGCCGGCGGGGCCACGGCCGCGACCCTCAGCGCATTCCTCGAGTCGACGAAGGAGACCGAGGAGCTGTTCATGGTCGTCGACGAAGAGCTGAAGATGATGAGCGCCGTCTGCGCCGACGGCGGACGCATCACCGGACCGCACCTCAAGGAGATGTCGCGACTCACGCACACCGAGTACGTGCTGCGCGGCCGCAGTCGGCTGGACCCCCGTGACATCCTGCGCGAGACGATGTTCGCCCCCACCGTCACCGGCTCCCCGATGCAGAACGCGTGCACGGTCATCAGCCGACACGAGACCACCCCACGCGGCTACTACTCCGGCGTCGCAGCCCTGTTCACCCCGAACGACGGGATGGATGCCGCGGACGGGCCGACCCACGACCTCGACGCTCCGATCCTCATCCGCACGGCCTATCTCGCCGAGGGACGCCTGCGCGTGCCGGTCGGCGCGACGCTCGTACGCCACTCCGACCCGGACGGCGAAGTGGGCGAGACCCACGGCAAGGCCGCCGGTGTGCTCGGCGCGATCGGCGCGATCCCCCGCGACGCACCCGTCGTGACCGCTGCCACCCCCGACAGCGACCCCGATGCCCCCGCGGCGGCACCGCGGCCGCTGGCCGAGGACCCGCAGATCGCCGAGCTGCTGGCCTCGCGCAACGCGCGGCTGGCGGAGTTCTGGCTCAACCCGCAGGGCGACGACAGCACGCCGGGGCCCTTCGCAGGGCGCACGGCGGTGGTCGTCGACGCGGAGGACCGCTTCACCACGATGCTCGCCCACCAGCTGCGGCATCTGGGCCTGGACGTCACCATCGTGCCGTGGTCCGAGGTGTCGGACGCCGCCATCGACGCCGCCGACCTCGTCGTCGCTGGCCCCGGTCCCGGAGATCCGCGCGACCCGGACAGCCCGCGCCTGCGCCGCATGCGCGAGGTCGTGCGCGGGCGACTGGCCGCCGGCAGCCCGCTGCTGGCGGTGTGCCTCAGCCACCAGATCGTCGCCGACGCGCTGGGCATCGACCTCGCGCCGCTCGACGCCCCGCACCAGGGCCTGCAGAAGACCGTCGACGTGTTCGGCGAAGCGTCGTCGATCGGCTTCTACAACACCTTCACCGCCCGGGTGACCCCGGGAACGGTGCGTGTCGCCCGGGCGGAGGTGTCCGCCGACGCCGCCACCGGCGACGTGTACGCGCTGCGCGGCCCGGGCTTCGCCTCGGTGCAGGGGCACCTGGAGTCGATCCTCTCGCGCGACGGCATGCGCACGCTCGAGCGCCTCGTCGCCGCCGCCCTGGCCTGA
- the pcp gene encoding pyroglutamyl-peptidase I produces the protein MSTVLLTGFEPFADAAVNPSAEAVHLAADRWEGPETLVTAVLPVTFDGAASRLRELIAEHSPGVVVAAGLAGGRRAIGIERVAVNLIDARIPDNDGAQPVDVPSVAGGPAAYFATVPVKAIVRAVASAGIPVEVSHTAGTFVCNHVMFVALDEAAHRPGLRAGFVHVPWADGEGEPSLPLETIAAALLIAVRTALDTAGDVAMPGGTLH, from the coding sequence GTGTCCACCGTGCTGCTGACCGGGTTCGAGCCCTTCGCCGATGCCGCCGTCAACCCGAGCGCGGAGGCGGTGCATCTGGCGGCCGATCGCTGGGAGGGGCCGGAGACGCTCGTGACGGCGGTGCTGCCGGTGACCTTCGACGGCGCCGCATCGCGCCTGCGCGAGCTCATCGCGGAGCATTCCCCCGGCGTGGTCGTCGCGGCCGGACTCGCCGGCGGTCGGCGCGCCATCGGCATCGAGCGCGTCGCGGTGAACCTGATCGACGCCCGGATCCCCGACAACGACGGCGCGCAGCCCGTCGACGTGCCGAGCGTGGCGGGCGGCCCGGCCGCGTACTTCGCCACCGTCCCGGTCAAGGCCATCGTCCGCGCGGTGGCGAGTGCCGGCATCCCCGTCGAGGTCTCCCACACCGCGGGCACGTTCGTCTGCAACCACGTGATGTTCGTGGCGCTGGACGAAGCCGCGCACCGGCCCGGCCTGCGCGCGGGCTTCGTGCACGTACCGTGGGCGGACGGCGAGGGCGAACCGTCACTGCCGCTGGAGACCATCGCCGCGGCGCTGCTCATCGCGGTGCGGACCGCGCTGGACACCGCCGGCGACGTCGCGATGCCGGGCGGCACCCTGCACTGA
- the ispG gene encoding flavodoxin-dependent (E)-4-hydroxy-3-methylbut-2-enyl-diphosphate synthase: protein MPAVNLGMPRVPEVLAPRRKSRQIKVGKVLVGGDAPVSVQSMTTTKTTDINATLQQIAELTASGCEIVRVAVPSQDDADVLHIIAKKSQIPVIADIHFQPKYVFQAIDAGCAAVRVNPGNIRQFDDKVGEIAKAAKDAGVSLRIGVNAGSLDRRLLEKYGKATPEALMESAVWEASLFEEHDFHDFKISVKHNDPIVMVKAYRLLAERGDWPLHLGVTEAGPSFQGTIKSATAFGILLSEGIGDTIRVSLSAPPAEEVKVGHQILQSLNLRERKLEIVSCPSCGRAQVDVYTLADNVTEGLKDMTVPLRVAVMGCVVNGPGEAREADLGVASGNGKGQIFVKGEVIKTVPEADIVQTLIEEANRIAAEMGPDAPLGTAQVVTA from the coding sequence GTGCCAGCAGTCAATCTCGGGATGCCCCGCGTGCCGGAGGTCCTCGCCCCCCGCCGCAAGAGCCGTCAGATCAAGGTCGGAAAGGTCCTCGTCGGCGGCGACGCTCCCGTCAGCGTCCAGTCGATGACGACGACCAAGACCACCGACATCAACGCCACCCTCCAGCAGATCGCCGAGCTCACCGCCTCGGGCTGCGAGATCGTGCGCGTGGCCGTGCCGAGCCAGGACGACGCGGATGTGCTGCACATCATCGCGAAGAAGAGCCAGATCCCGGTCATCGCCGACATCCACTTCCAGCCGAAGTACGTCTTCCAGGCCATCGACGCCGGGTGTGCGGCGGTGCGCGTGAACCCGGGCAACATCCGGCAGTTCGACGACAAGGTCGGCGAGATCGCCAAGGCCGCGAAGGATGCCGGAGTCTCGCTGCGCATCGGCGTGAACGCCGGATCGCTGGACCGCCGCCTGCTGGAGAAGTACGGCAAGGCCACCCCCGAGGCGCTCATGGAGAGCGCCGTGTGGGAGGCGAGCCTGTTCGAGGAGCACGACTTCCACGACTTCAAGATCTCGGTCAAGCACAACGACCCGATCGTCATGGTCAAGGCCTACCGGCTGCTGGCCGAGCGCGGCGACTGGCCGCTGCACCTCGGCGTCACCGAGGCGGGTCCCTCCTTCCAGGGGACCATCAAGAGCGCCACCGCCTTCGGCATCCTGCTCTCCGAGGGCATCGGCGACACCATCCGCGTCTCGCTGTCCGCGCCGCCGGCGGAAGAGGTGAAGGTCGGGCACCAGATCCTGCAGTCGCTGAACCTGCGCGAGCGCAAGCTCGAGATCGTCTCGTGCCCCTCGTGCGGACGCGCGCAGGTCGACGTCTACACCCTCGCCGACAACGTCACCGAAGGCCTCAAGGACATGACCGTGCCGCTGCGCGTGGCGGTCATGGGCTGCGTCGTCAACGGACCCGGTGAGGCCCGCGAGGCCGACCTGGGCGTGGCGTCCGGCAACGGCAAGGGACAGATCTTCGTCAAGGGCGAGGTCATCAAGACCGTGCCCGAGGCCGACATCGTGCAGACCCTCATCGAAGAGGCCAACCGGATCGCCGCCGAGATGGGCCCCGACGCACCTCTGGGCACGGCGCAGGTCGTCACCGCCTGA
- a CDS encoding YcnI family protein — protein MTTITPARRRARLTAGVLAGTALALAAPLAASAHVHVDPSDATAGGSAVLTFSSSHGCDGSPTTAFTIDIPEGVAGIAPHAHAGWTIEQVGADTGVPTRVVFTADEPIESGLLTTVSMQVTFAADLAGEQVAFPVLQECVAGATDWADIAEDGQDPHDLEAPAPVVTVSEAAGDAHGGHGEDAATDAAAAEAEAEAEADADSALPIVLGAGGLALGAAGLAASLVALRRTRRS, from the coding sequence ATGACCACCATCACCCCGGCACGCCGTCGCGCGCGCCTGACCGCCGGCGTGCTCGCCGGCACCGCGCTGGCCCTGGCCGCCCCCCTGGCGGCGAGCGCGCACGTCCACGTCGACCCGTCCGATGCCACGGCAGGCGGGTCGGCCGTGCTGACCTTCTCCTCCAGCCATGGCTGCGACGGGTCGCCGACCACCGCTTTCACGATCGACATCCCGGAGGGCGTCGCCGGCATCGCACCGCACGCGCACGCGGGCTGGACGATCGAGCAGGTCGGCGCCGACACCGGCGTGCCGACGCGAGTCGTGTTCACCGCCGACGAGCCCATCGAGTCGGGGCTGCTGACGACCGTCTCGATGCAGGTGACGTTCGCCGCAGACCTCGCCGGCGAGCAGGTGGCCTTCCCCGTGCTGCAGGAGTGCGTCGCCGGTGCGACCGACTGGGCGGACATCGCCGAAGACGGGCAGGACCCGCACGACCTCGAGGCCCCCGCGCCCGTGGTCACCGTGAGCGAGGCCGCCGGCGACGCGCACGGCGGCCACGGCGAGGACGCGGCGACCGACGCGGCGGCAGCCGAAGCCGAAGCCGAAGCCGAAGCCGACGCCGATTCGGCGCTGCCCATCGTGCTGGGCGCGGGCGGCCTCGCCCTCGGCGCCGCGGGCCTGGCAGCGAGCCTCGTCGCCCTGCGCCGCACCCGCCGCAGCTGA
- a CDS encoding DUF1206 domain-containing protein encodes MTEAAPRRAAREIAHHPAARLGARAGYAANGVVHALIGVIALVIAFGGDGEGDQAGALKAIAAVPLGLAALWLLAVALWALGTWHLAEGVLSRDRDGDLKGAAKKWGQRASEWGQAAAFIAVGSVAAAVALGARPDGESAAEDASRGALTVPGGSIVLGLVGLGVAIGGISFIVMGFLRSFRKKMDIPDSPLGHTVTTLGTVGFIAKGAALLIVGILLLIAAVTIDASAAGGIDGALDALRDMVFGQLLVAAVGAGFIAYGVFCAFRARYASL; translated from the coding sequence GTGACCGAAGCCGCCCCGCGCCGCGCCGCGCGTGAGATCGCCCACCATCCGGCGGCCCGGCTCGGAGCCCGTGCCGGCTACGCCGCGAACGGCGTGGTCCATGCCCTGATCGGCGTCATCGCGCTCGTCATCGCCTTCGGCGGCGACGGGGAAGGCGACCAGGCCGGCGCGCTCAAGGCGATCGCCGCCGTGCCACTGGGCCTTGCCGCCCTCTGGCTGCTCGCTGTGGCCCTGTGGGCGCTGGGCACGTGGCACCTGGCGGAGGGGGTGCTCTCCCGTGACCGCGACGGCGACCTCAAGGGCGCGGCGAAGAAGTGGGGGCAGCGCGCCTCGGAGTGGGGTCAGGCCGCGGCCTTCATCGCCGTCGGGTCGGTCGCCGCAGCCGTGGCCCTCGGCGCCCGTCCCGACGGCGAATCCGCCGCGGAGGATGCCAGCCGTGGTGCGCTCACCGTCCCCGGTGGCAGCATCGTGCTGGGGCTGGTGGGGCTCGGCGTGGCGATCGGCGGCATCTCGTTCATCGTCATGGGATTCCTGCGCAGCTTCCGCAAGAAGATGGACATCCCCGACTCGCCGCTCGGCCACACCGTCACCACCCTCGGCACCGTCGGATTCATCGCCAAGGGCGCCGCGCTGCTCATCGTCGGCATCCTGCTGCTGATCGCCGCAGTCACGATCGACGCGAGCGCGGCGGGCGGCATCGACGGCGCCCTCGACGCGCTGCGCGACATGGTCTTCGGGCAGCTTCTGGTCGCCGCCGTGGGCGCCGGCTTCATCGCGTACGGCGTGTTCTGCGCCTTCCGCGCCCGCTACGCCTCGCTCTGA